One window of the Amycolatopsis mediterranei genome contains the following:
- a CDS encoding gas vesicle protein, which translates to MTESPLPLPAQNSSAQYKNASEAAGKSVSRLRAADAIRAAKDQFGMVTGLTPHAVTGIRSRGDGGWSVLVDVVELARIPDSTSVMATYRVDVDADGELAACERLRRFTRGATDS; encoded by the coding sequence ATGACGGAATCGCCGCTGCCGTTGCCTGCCCAAAACAGCTCTGCTCAATATAAGAATGCCTCCGAAGCCGCCGGGAAATCCGTTTCCCGGCTGCGTGCCGCCGACGCCATTCGGGCTGCCAAGGATCAGTTCGGCATGGTGACGGGGCTCACTCCGCATGCCGTGACCGGGATCCGCAGCCGGGGTGACGGGGGTTGGTCCGTGCTCGTCGACGTCGTCGAGCTGGCCCGGATCCCGGACTCCACCAGCGTGATGGCCACCTACCGGGTCGATGTCGACGCCGACGGCGAGCTCGCCGCCTGTGAGCGGCTGCGCCGGTTCACCCGGGGTGCCACCGATTCCTGA
- a CDS encoding HD domain-containing protein translates to MSEALASFGYELGLLKRVRRSGWWHAGVRDPESVGEHSLRAAQLAALLAAEEGASPERAAFLALWHDTQETRTGDLPLTANDYLRKPQARQITADQTAALPARSRELVRAAVDEYETRESPEALCAKDADKLEMLLQALEYRDIGVRPVDEWIESARKGLKTETARKVAEAAMTLSPLSWRGR, encoded by the coding sequence ATGAGTGAGGCACTGGCGTCCTTCGGCTACGAGCTCGGGCTCTTGAAGCGCGTCCGGAGATCCGGCTGGTGGCACGCGGGGGTCCGTGACCCGGAATCGGTCGGCGAGCACAGCCTGCGCGCGGCCCAGCTCGCGGCGTTGCTCGCGGCGGAGGAAGGCGCGTCCCCGGAGCGGGCGGCGTTCCTCGCGCTGTGGCACGACACGCAGGAGACCCGCACGGGCGACCTGCCGCTGACGGCGAACGACTACCTGCGCAAGCCGCAGGCGCGGCAGATCACCGCCGACCAGACGGCCGCGCTGCCCGCGCGTTCGCGAGAGCTCGTCCGCGCGGCGGTCGACGAGTACGAGACGCGGGAGTCGCCGGAAGCGTTGTGCGCCAAGGATGCGGACAAGCTGGAGATGCTGCTGCAGGCGCTCGAGTACCGGGACATCGGGGTGCGGCCGGTCGACGAATGGATCGAGTCGGCGCGCAAGGGCCTCAAGACGGAGACGGCGCGGAAGGTCGCGGAGGCGGCGATGACCCTGTCGCCGCTTTCGTGGCGGGGACGCTAG
- a CDS encoding L-lactate permease, with product MTWIQDYQPAGGLWVSALLAALPIIVLLVSLGVIRFSAHLSAALALVTALGVALLLYRMPAALAFDSAAMGVVFGVWSVAWIAFHAVYFHNVTVATGRFDAIKRVLAGFSEDRRLQALLIAFGFGALLEGVAGGGSPIAITAAMMAALGFPPVKAVVLALLANTAPVAFGGLGNPLIVLGRLTAPIMHLKQDQATELFSAAVGRQVPVLALIIPAFLVVVLAGWKRMLEVWPAVLTAGLAFAAMQFVASNYISASLVDVLAALTAMAALWILTRFWQPATVWRFDGEEAPAAAKSLGAAQAERGALYAWMPYIILILAIFLSRIGTIFKNLPAWLDLTKLLHKADWIFAWPGLHNHVVQHPPITAKNAPYAATLTVDFLFSPGTVALIAAVIAGFAMGGRPKLLLTTYRKTLFQMRWALATIFMILGIAFVMNYSGATQTLGLALATTGAVFPLFSAYIGWLGVFLTGSDASTNSLFGPMQVISAQQLNLNPILAGATNTSGGVMGKMISPQNLSIGATAIGQSGKEGSLLRQTFLWSLLLTAVVGVISLLQATILTAMIPSP from the coding sequence GTGACCTGGATCCAGGACTACCAGCCGGCGGGCGGGCTGTGGGTTTCCGCGCTGCTCGCCGCGCTCCCGATCATCGTGCTGCTCGTTTCGCTCGGGGTGATCCGCTTCTCGGCGCACCTTTCCGCGGCGCTGGCGCTGGTCACCGCGCTCGGCGTCGCCCTGCTCCTCTACCGGATGCCGGCCGCGCTCGCGTTCGACTCCGCGGCCATGGGCGTCGTGTTCGGTGTGTGGTCGGTGGCCTGGATCGCCTTCCACGCCGTGTACTTCCACAACGTCACCGTCGCCACCGGCCGGTTCGATGCCATCAAACGGGTGCTCGCCGGGTTCAGCGAGGACCGGCGGCTGCAGGCGCTGCTCATCGCGTTCGGCTTCGGCGCGCTGCTCGAAGGCGTCGCGGGCGGCGGGTCGCCGATCGCGATCACCGCGGCGATGATGGCCGCGCTCGGGTTCCCGCCGGTGAAGGCCGTCGTGCTGGCTCTGCTGGCGAACACCGCGCCGGTCGCGTTCGGCGGATTGGGCAACCCGCTGATCGTGCTCGGCCGGCTGACCGCGCCGATCATGCACCTCAAGCAGGACCAGGCGACCGAGCTGTTCTCGGCGGCGGTCGGCCGCCAGGTGCCGGTGCTGGCGCTGATCATCCCGGCGTTCCTGGTCGTCGTCCTGGCCGGCTGGAAACGCATGCTCGAGGTGTGGCCGGCGGTGCTGACCGCCGGGCTCGCCTTCGCGGCCATGCAGTTCGTCGCGTCCAACTACATCAGCGCCAGCCTCGTCGACGTCCTCGCCGCGCTCACCGCGATGGCCGCGCTGTGGATCCTGACCCGGTTCTGGCAGCCCGCGACGGTGTGGCGCTTCGACGGCGAGGAAGCCCCCGCGGCCGCCAAGAGCCTCGGCGCCGCCCAGGCCGAGCGCGGCGCGCTGTACGCGTGGATGCCCTACATCATCCTGATCCTGGCCATCTTCCTGTCGCGGATCGGCACGATCTTCAAGAACCTCCCCGCCTGGCTCGACCTGACCAAGCTGCTGCACAAGGCGGACTGGATCTTCGCCTGGCCGGGACTGCACAACCACGTCGTCCAGCACCCGCCGATCACCGCGAAGAACGCGCCGTACGCGGCGACGCTGACCGTCGACTTCCTGTTCTCACCGGGCACGGTCGCCCTGATCGCGGCGGTGATCGCCGGATTCGCGATGGGCGGGCGGCCGAAACTGCTGCTCACGACGTACCGGAAGACGCTGTTCCAGATGCGCTGGGCGCTGGCGACGATCTTCATGATCCTGGGCATCGCGTTCGTGATGAACTACTCCGGCGCGACGCAGACCCTGGGCCTGGCCCTGGCGACGACCGGCGCGGTCTTCCCGCTGTTCTCGGCCTACATCGGCTGGCTGGGCGTGTTCCTCACCGGCTCGGACGCGTCGACGAACAGCCTGTTCGGCCCGATGCAGGTGATCTCGGCGCAGCAGCTGAACCTCAACCCGATCCTGGCCGGCGCGACGAACACCTCGGGCGGCGTGATGGGCAAGATGATCTCGCCGCAGAACCTCTCGATCGGCGCGACGGCGATCGGCCAGAGCGGCAAGGAGGGCTCGCTGCTGCGGCAGACGTTCCTCTGGTCGCTGCTGCTGACCGCGGTGGTCGGGGTGATTTCCCTGCTCCAGGCGACGATCCTGACGGCGATGATCCCGTCGCCCTAG
- a CDS encoding NADP-dependent oxidoreductase, which translates to MSRAVVYEKFGGPEVLELREVPEPHAGPGEVRVRVTAAGLNPMDWGLAARPEAAARFGITLPSGFGYDFAGVVDEVGPGVDHTAVGDRVHGGALGRAVADFVVLKASDTLFPTPDGLSDEVASTLPVAGSSAAAALAAVGLRAGDTVLIGGAAGGVGIFAVQLAKLAGATVLGTAAEGTFPFLRKLGAEPVTYGPGLADRVRELGDITAAVDLFGTETAEAALALGVPPERIATIAAGPNPPGGVRATGGADADPGALKQIAEAIVAGRLTVPVAAVFPVDRIRDAVALQAARHVHGKVVVTL; encoded by the coding sequence ATGAGCCGAGCCGTCGTCTACGAGAAGTTCGGTGGCCCCGAGGTGCTCGAACTGCGGGAAGTCCCCGAGCCACACGCCGGGCCCGGTGAGGTGCGCGTGCGCGTCACAGCCGCCGGGCTGAACCCGATGGACTGGGGCCTTGCCGCGCGACCCGAGGCCGCCGCGCGGTTCGGGATCACCCTGCCGTCCGGCTTCGGGTACGACTTCGCCGGCGTTGTCGACGAAGTGGGGCCCGGGGTCGACCACACCGCGGTCGGCGATCGCGTCCACGGCGGTGCGCTCGGGCGGGCCGTCGCCGACTTCGTGGTCCTCAAGGCGTCCGACACCCTCTTCCCCACCCCGGACGGCCTGAGCGACGAGGTGGCGAGCACGCTTCCGGTGGCCGGTTCTTCCGCGGCCGCCGCGCTGGCCGCCGTCGGCCTGCGGGCCGGGGACACCGTCCTGATCGGCGGGGCCGCCGGCGGGGTGGGCATCTTCGCCGTCCAGCTCGCGAAGCTCGCCGGCGCCACCGTGCTCGGCACCGCCGCCGAGGGCACCTTCCCCTTCCTGCGCAAACTCGGCGCCGAACCCGTCACCTACGGACCCGGCCTGGCCGACCGGGTTCGCGAACTGGGCGACATCACCGCGGCGGTGGACCTCTTCGGCACCGAGACAGCGGAGGCCGCGCTGGCCCTCGGCGTGCCGCCCGAGCGGATCGCCACGATCGCCGCCGGCCCCAACCCGCCGGGCGGCGTGCGCGCCACCGGGGGCGCCGACGCCGACCCGGGCGCGCTGAAGCAGATCGCCGAGGCCATCGTCGCCGGCCGGCTCACCGTGCCCGTCGCCGCGGTCTTCCCGGTCGACCGGATCCGCGACGCCGTCGCGCTGCAGGCCGCGCGGCACGTCCACGGCAAGGTCGTCGTCACCCTCTAG
- a CDS encoding IclR family transcriptional regulator has translation MGPERGLEQSGTLERGLAVLEHVGRHQEISTNAIARQLGLSRSAAYRIVGTLKNLEYLEADQVTGRVRLGTRLVELGARAMAATDLHRCAPRYLASLAERSGETTYLAVPDNDTMVYVATERSASAVTLACRLGTRRPQHATSLGKAWLAALPEGDRLERVRRMKLDSLTLKTIIDPHRLLDELAKTSRRGWAIDEVENEPDVGCVAAAVRDHSGRPIAAISIAGPAPRVLRRLDELGASVAGTAAALSLRLGYVRSRPA, from the coding sequence GTGGGACCGGAGCGCGGGCTTGAACAAAGCGGAACTCTCGAACGCGGGCTCGCCGTGCTGGAGCACGTCGGGCGGCACCAGGAGATTTCCACCAATGCGATCGCGCGGCAACTGGGGCTTTCCCGCAGCGCCGCCTACCGCATCGTCGGCACGCTGAAGAACCTCGAGTACCTCGAAGCCGACCAGGTCACCGGGCGGGTCAGACTCGGCACCCGGCTCGTCGAACTCGGGGCCCGCGCGATGGCCGCGACCGATCTGCACCGGTGCGCTCCGCGGTACCTCGCGTCGCTCGCCGAACGGTCCGGCGAAACCACCTACCTCGCCGTTCCCGACAACGACACCATGGTCTACGTCGCCACCGAACGCAGTGCCAGTGCCGTCACCCTCGCGTGCCGGCTCGGGACGCGGCGGCCGCAGCACGCGACCTCGCTCGGGAAGGCCTGGCTCGCCGCGCTGCCCGAGGGCGACCGGCTCGAACGCGTCCGGCGGATGAAGCTCGATTCCCTCACCCTCAAGACCATCATCGACCCGCACCGGCTGCTCGACGAGCTCGCGAAGACCAGCCGCCGCGGCTGGGCGATCGACGAGGTCGAGAACGAGCCGGACGTCGGCTGCGTCGCCGCCGCCGTGCGGGACCACTCCGGACGGCCGATCGCCGCGATCAGCATCGCCGGGCCCGCTCCGCGCGTGCTGCGCCGCCTCGACGAACTCGGTGCCTCCGTGGCCGGGACCGCCGCCGCCCTGTCCCTGCGGCTCGGGTACGTCCGGAGCCGGCCGGCCTGA
- a CDS encoding response regulator transcription factor has product MRLLIVEDEREFAETLRRGLVAEGFTADVAHTGREGLWRATEHAYDVVVLDIMLPELSGYEVLKRLRAAENWTPVLMLTAKDGEYDEADAFDLGADDYLSKPFSFVVLIARLRALLRRGAPARPAVLEAGDLRLDPSARTVHRGQKRIELTAREFGLLEFLLRRTGAALSKNEILSHVWDAHYDGDENVVEVYIGYLRRKIDAPFGTHTIETVRGVGYRLVDVTRS; this is encoded by the coding sequence GTGCGCCTGCTGATCGTGGAGGACGAGCGCGAGTTCGCGGAGACGCTGCGGCGGGGGCTGGTCGCCGAGGGCTTCACCGCCGATGTCGCGCACACCGGCCGGGAAGGCCTCTGGCGGGCGACCGAGCACGCGTACGACGTCGTGGTGCTCGACATCATGCTGCCCGAGCTGTCCGGTTACGAGGTGCTCAAACGCCTGCGGGCGGCGGAGAACTGGACGCCGGTGCTGATGCTGACGGCCAAGGACGGCGAATACGACGAAGCCGACGCGTTCGACCTCGGCGCCGACGACTACCTGTCCAAGCCGTTCTCCTTCGTCGTGCTCATCGCCCGGCTGCGCGCGTTGCTGCGGCGGGGCGCCCCGGCCCGGCCGGCCGTGCTGGAGGCGGGCGACCTGCGGCTCGACCCGTCCGCCCGTACCGTCCACCGAGGACAGAAGCGGATCGAGCTCACCGCGCGGGAGTTCGGGTTGCTGGAGTTCCTGCTGCGGCGGACCGGCGCGGCGCTGTCGAAGAACGAGATTCTGAGCCACGTCTGGGACGCGCACTACGACGGCGACGAGAACGTCGTCGAGGTGTACATCGGCTACCTGCGGCGCAAGATCGATGCGCCGTTCGGCACCCACACCATCGAGACGGTCCGGGGTGTGGGCTACCGGCTGGTAGACGTTACTCGATCGTAA
- a CDS encoding sensor histidine kinase, translated as MRLGRVIAATGVRMRATAVAVFALALAIAVGGVVVVLLLEESLDRSVTESARSTGRQVAIQLIREGARDLSASDVASTGDTEAVTQVLDARRTPIASDPAIVGHPPLTAARPVAGREIVETLPLGLNGDNDDYRVVSQEVIGPGGPYTVISARSLEPVTEASTRLTLLLGLIAVPLLAIAGLAVYRAVGSALRPVERMRRTVAEISTRDLAARVPLPPGGDEVQRLAVTLNEMLSRLASAQAAQRRFVADASHELRSPLSTISTALDVSGRHPESTGDLVPVIARETARLRELVDDLLMLARTDDATDRPQRTEVDLDDIVRAEAERVRGESTVDVEVRAGPAKVYGSEAQLRRAVRNLVDNARGHARSRIRVSSALRGGFAVVEVSDDGPGVGPADRERIFERFVRLDASRQRGHGGTGLGLPIVAGIAARHGGRARYAEPDEPGARFVIELPVIELPMEE; from the coding sequence GTGAGACTGGGCAGGGTGATCGCCGCGACCGGCGTGCGGATGCGGGCCACCGCGGTGGCGGTGTTCGCGCTCGCGCTGGCCATCGCCGTCGGCGGCGTGGTCGTGGTGCTGCTGCTGGAGGAGTCGCTCGACCGCAGCGTCACCGAAAGTGCCCGCAGCACCGGGCGGCAGGTCGCCATCCAGCTCATCCGCGAGGGCGCGCGCGACCTGAGCGCGAGCGACGTCGCCAGCACCGGCGACACCGAGGCCGTCACGCAGGTGCTGGACGCGCGGCGGACGCCGATCGCGAGCGATCCGGCGATCGTCGGGCACCCGCCGCTGACCGCGGCCCGCCCGGTCGCCGGGCGCGAGATCGTCGAAACGCTGCCCCTCGGGCTGAACGGCGACAACGACGACTACCGCGTCGTGTCGCAGGAGGTGATCGGGCCGGGCGGCCCGTACACCGTGATTTCCGCGCGCTCGCTGGAACCGGTTACGGAGGCCTCGACGCGGCTGACGCTGCTGCTCGGCCTCATCGCCGTGCCGCTGCTGGCGATCGCCGGGCTCGCGGTGTACCGCGCGGTCGGCTCGGCGTTGCGGCCGGTCGAGCGGATGCGCCGGACCGTCGCGGAGATCTCGACGCGCGACCTCGCCGCGCGGGTGCCGCTGCCGCCGGGCGGCGACGAGGTGCAGCGCCTGGCCGTGACGCTCAACGAAATGCTGTCCCGGCTCGCGTCGGCCCAGGCCGCGCAACGCCGGTTCGTCGCCGACGCCAGCCACGAACTGCGCTCGCCGCTGTCGACGATCAGCACCGCGCTCGACGTCTCCGGGCGGCACCCGGAGAGCACCGGGGACCTGGTGCCGGTGATCGCCCGGGAGACCGCGCGGCTGCGCGAACTCGTCGACGACCTGCTCATGCTGGCCCGCACCGACGACGCGACCGACCGGCCGCAGCGCACCGAGGTCGACCTCGACGACATCGTCCGCGCGGAGGCCGAGCGCGTCCGGGGCGAAAGCACGGTGGACGTCGAGGTCCGCGCCGGGCCGGCGAAGGTGTACGGCAGCGAGGCCCAGCTGCGGCGGGCGGTGCGCAACCTGGTCGACAACGCGCGCGGGCACGCGCGCTCGCGCATCCGGGTCAGCAGCGCGCTGCGTGGCGGCTTCGCCGTCGTCGAGGTGAGCGACGACGGCCCCGGCGTCGGGCCGGCCGACCGGGAGCGGATCTTCGAGCGGTTCGTCCGGCTCGACGCCTCGCGGCAGCGTGGGCACGGCGGCACCGGGCTGGGCCTGCCGATCGTGGCCGGCATCGCGGCGCGCCACGGCGGCCGGGCGCGCTACGCCGAGCCGGACGAGCCGGGTGCGCGGTTCGTGATCGAGCTGCCGGTGATCGAACTGCCGATGGAGGAGTAG
- a CDS encoding MurT ligase domain-containing protein translates to MSVRSPLRTRASVAAGRLTAWLSRSSGLGRGGMIGGRVTLALDPAALRRLGRERTVVIVTGTNGKTTTSLMLTRALETLAEVAANSDGSNMPDGVLAALTACPDAPYAVLEVDETYVPWVADQVRPAVLVLLNLSRDQLDRVGEVRATERDLRAAIAELPGTVVVANCDDVLVTSAASVAAKLVWVSTGRRWTGDSTACPRCEGRVETHERHWSCECGLARPEPAWTLDGELVLTPGGRQVDLDLRLPGEANRANAALALAAAHRLGVPPHTAAARLRTITDIGGRYRTIRRSRHSVRVMLAKNPAGWVETLRVLDEDTPVVVAVNAQEADGRDLSWLWDVHFERLRGRQVVVTGERGADLSVRLCYAEVAHWAEPDPVTAIDALPPGAVELVANYTAFRDLVGRLPGG, encoded by the coding sequence ATGTCCGTCCGAAGTCCCCTCCGCACCCGCGCTTCCGTGGCCGCCGGGCGGCTGACCGCCTGGCTGTCACGCAGCTCGGGGCTCGGCCGCGGCGGCATGATCGGCGGCCGCGTCACGCTGGCCCTCGATCCCGCCGCCCTGCGCCGCCTCGGCCGCGAACGCACCGTCGTGATCGTCACCGGCACCAACGGCAAGACCACGACGTCGCTGATGCTCACCCGGGCGCTGGAAACGCTGGCCGAGGTCGCCGCCAACAGCGACGGCTCGAACATGCCCGACGGCGTCCTCGCCGCGCTGACCGCCTGCCCCGACGCGCCCTACGCGGTCCTCGAGGTCGACGAGACGTACGTGCCGTGGGTGGCCGACCAGGTGCGGCCCGCCGTCCTGGTGCTGCTCAACCTGAGCCGCGACCAGCTGGACCGGGTCGGCGAGGTCCGCGCCACCGAACGCGACCTGCGGGCCGCCATCGCGGAACTGCCCGGCACGGTGGTCGTCGCGAACTGCGACGACGTGCTGGTGACGTCCGCGGCGAGCGTGGCCGCGAAGCTCGTGTGGGTGAGCACGGGCCGCCGCTGGACCGGCGACTCGACGGCGTGCCCGCGGTGCGAAGGCCGCGTCGAAACCCACGAACGGCACTGGAGCTGCGAGTGCGGGCTCGCCCGGCCGGAACCCGCCTGGACGCTCGACGGCGAACTCGTCCTCACCCCTGGCGGGCGCCAGGTCGACCTCGACCTTCGGCTGCCTGGCGAGGCCAACCGCGCGAACGCCGCACTCGCGCTCGCCGCGGCGCACCGGCTCGGCGTGCCGCCGCACACCGCCGCGGCGCGGCTGCGGACCATCACCGACATCGGCGGCCGCTACCGGACGATCCGGCGGTCGCGGCACTCCGTGCGGGTGATGCTGGCGAAGAACCCGGCCGGCTGGGTGGAAACGCTGCGCGTGCTGGACGAGGACACCCCGGTCGTCGTCGCGGTGAACGCCCAGGAAGCCGACGGCCGGGACCTGTCCTGGCTGTGGGACGTGCACTTCGAACGGCTGCGCGGGCGCCAGGTGGTCGTCACCGGCGAGCGTGGCGCCGACCTCTCCGTCCGGCTCTGCTACGCCGAAGTCGCGCACTGGGCCGAGCCGGACCCGGTCACCGCGATCGACGCGCTGCCGCCCGGTGCCGTCGAACTGGTCGCCAACTACACCGCGTTCCGCGACCTGGTGGGCAGGCTGCCCGGTGGCTGA
- a CDS encoding type 1 glutamine amidotransferase yields the protein MADSIVHIGLLLPEVLGTYGDTGNAQVLGKRLQWRGLDAEVVPVGLGEPVPSTLDLYLLGGGEDGAQVLAAAHLRKHPGLRRAVAAGAVVFGVCAGLQVLGTRFRGLDGVDHDGLGLLDVTTEPGPQRAVAELVAAPSRLLDSEALTGFENHLGVSKLGAGSEPLGRVVRGTGNGDGTEGAVTDRVVGTYLHGPALARNPALADLLLAWTIGHPLAPLRLAEVERLREERLAVPRRRRGA from the coding sequence GTGGCTGATTCGATCGTCCACATCGGACTTCTGCTGCCGGAGGTGCTCGGCACCTACGGCGACACCGGCAACGCCCAGGTGCTCGGGAAGCGGCTGCAGTGGCGCGGGCTCGACGCAGAGGTGGTGCCCGTCGGGCTCGGCGAGCCGGTGCCGTCCACTTTGGACCTCTACCTGCTCGGCGGTGGCGAGGACGGCGCCCAGGTGCTCGCGGCCGCGCACCTGCGCAAGCACCCCGGCCTGCGGCGGGCCGTCGCGGCCGGCGCGGTCGTGTTCGGCGTGTGCGCCGGCCTCCAGGTGCTCGGCACCCGCTTCCGCGGCCTCGACGGCGTCGACCACGACGGCCTCGGCCTGCTCGACGTCACCACCGAACCGGGCCCGCAGCGCGCGGTCGCCGAGCTGGTGGCGGCGCCGTCCCGGCTCCTGGACTCCGAAGCCCTGACCGGCTTCGAAAACCACCTGGGCGTCAGCAAGCTCGGCGCCGGCTCCGAGCCGCTCGGACGGGTGGTGCGCGGCACCGGCAACGGCGACGGCACCGAAGGCGCGGTGACCGACCGGGTCGTCGGCACCTACCTGCACGGCCCGGCGCTCGCCCGCAACCCCGCGCTGGCCGATCTGCTGCTGGCCTGGACGATCGGGCACCCGCTCGCCCCGTTGCGCTTGGCCGAGGTCGAGCGCCTGCGCGAGGAACGGCTGGCCGTCCCGCGCCGCCGCCGAGGCGCGTGA
- a CDS encoding TetR/AcrR family transcriptional regulator yields the protein MARWEPNAPERLSKAALELFAERGYENTTVIDIAARAGLTKSTFFRHFQDKREVLFGGSTLAALLAEAVAGAPEGGAPLEAVACALDAVGGKVFTAERREFSALRRSVIEAHPELREREALKGLALTAAMADALRQRGVPELAARVAAELGALAMKIAYERWSRAEAGDFGEAARRALDEVRAAVGH from the coding sequence ATGGCCCGCTGGGAACCGAACGCACCGGAGAGGCTGAGCAAGGCTGCCCTCGAGCTGTTCGCGGAGCGGGGCTACGAGAACACGACGGTGATCGACATCGCGGCGCGGGCGGGGCTGACGAAGAGCACGTTCTTCCGGCACTTCCAGGACAAGCGCGAGGTGCTCTTCGGGGGGAGCACACTGGCGGCCCTGCTGGCCGAGGCCGTGGCCGGCGCGCCCGAGGGTGGCGCCCCGCTCGAGGCGGTGGCCTGTGCCTTGGATGCGGTCGGCGGGAAGGTGTTCACGGCGGAGCGCCGGGAGTTCAGCGCCCTGCGGCGGTCGGTGATCGAGGCGCATCCGGAACTGCGGGAGCGGGAGGCACTGAAGGGGCTGGCGTTGACGGCGGCGATGGCTGACGCGCTCCGGCAGCGCGGGGTGCCGGAGCTGGCGGCGCGGGTCGCGGCGGAGCTGGGGGCGTTGGCGATGAAGATCGCTTATGAGCGCTGGAGCCGCGCGGAGGCCGGGGACTTCGGCGAAGCCGCGCGGCGGGCTCTTGATGAGGTGCGGGCCGCGGTCGGTCACTGA
- a CDS encoding gas vesicle protein, giving the protein MAASSDSLADILERVLDKGVVIAGDIGVSVVDVELLTLRIRLFIASAQTAREMGMDWWTNDPFFAPNAARAELGTTDLAARVAELEARLPAPGGREEPR; this is encoded by the coding sequence TTGGCCGCTTCGTCCGATTCGTTGGCGGACATTCTGGAACGCGTCCTCGACAAGGGCGTCGTCATCGCCGGTGACATCGGCGTCAGTGTCGTCGACGTCGAATTGCTGACCCTGCGGATCCGGCTGTTCATCGCATCCGCGCAGACCGCTCGGGAAATGGGCATGGACTGGTGGACGAACGATCCGTTCTTTGCTCCGAATGCCGCGCGCGCGGAACTGGGAACGACCGATCTGGCGGCGCGCGTCGCCGAACTGGAGGCCCGGCTGCCCGCGCCGGGCGGAAGGGAAGAACCCCGGTGA